The Sulfurihydrogenibium sp. YO3AOP1 genome has a window encoding:
- a CDS encoding DEAD/DEAH box helicase, translating to MKKVYERLIPATKPEYKEFEFNSQKINNLIKENSIKLYSHQAEALEQILKGNDIIVTTPTASGKSLIYTLSILEKIDQNPDTTAILIFPLVALARDQKEKIENLIKMTKIKATVETYYGDTSNTERARIRSNPPNFLITTPDMLNQGILPNHWSWDKFFTNLEFVVVDEIHAYRGVLGSHVANIFRRLNRLANFYTGKEPLYICNSATIRNPSLFAEKLTGKKNFIEISKSGAPSPKKLIYIAEPASNYQLIEIIIEFLKTGTSTIVFIDSRKDIEVIYLNIRKELIKRKLFQLINKVKPYRSGYRQEERREIEKGLANGDITVVLSTSALEMGIDIGEIQCVVLKGFPGTLAAMWQRFGRAGRRGQTAYNYLITKQDALDQYYLKNPEDIFNRNVEEPIINPENKYILKKHLILSAKELPIHIRDIEPSEKEAVKELLEDKILYIDKDKIKSRKKISFSIRSAGDSYDIVDIKTNRSIGNLNQEYVFYEAFPNAVYIHSGETYKVVSVDNDDKVVYVEEADLNYFTQPVLSSETEIQSIEKSRKFKDIEIFYGSVNVRSMIIGYSKIEIESNKRINNVMFDDEKILERNFATKAVWFTIPDYYESLIKKNTLENSQKTVLSLLERKLEKPVYEMVLNIVSNSKTPYKKLGEILKENDSNFIKNYLKNLSKTEIEILTTEAERLLNEKNIFIGALHGAEHGMIGIYSIFAMNDRWDIGGLSTNYHPQTEKASIFIYDGYEGGIGYAEAGFERLEDILKATYKNIKNCKCLNGCPSCILSPKCGNANEHLDKLATEKFLELILA from the coding sequence ATGAAAAAAGTCTATGAGAGATTAATACCGGCTACAAAACCAGAATACAAAGAATTTGAATTTAATTCTCAAAAAATCAACAACCTTATAAAAGAAAACAGCATAAAACTTTACAGCCATCAAGCCGAAGCTTTAGAGCAGATACTAAAAGGAAATGACATAATCGTTACTACACCTACAGCTTCAGGAAAATCTTTAATCTATACTTTATCAATCTTAGAAAAAATAGACCAAAACCCGGACACAACGGCCATTTTAATTTTTCCCCTTGTTGCCCTTGCAAGAGACCAAAAAGAAAAAATAGAAAACCTTATAAAAATGACAAAAATCAAAGCAACTGTTGAAACATACTATGGAGACACTTCAAATACTGAAAGAGCAAGAATTAGGTCAAACCCGCCAAACTTTTTAATCACAACTCCGGATATGTTAAATCAGGGAATTTTGCCAAATCATTGGAGCTGGGATAAATTTTTTACAAATTTAGAGTTTGTCGTTGTTGACGAAATTCACGCCTACAGAGGAGTGCTTGGGTCTCATGTTGCAAACATTTTTAGAAGATTAAACAGATTAGCTAATTTTTACACAGGTAAAGAGCCTTTATACATCTGCAACTCTGCAACCATTAGAAACCCAAGCCTTTTTGCAGAAAAACTTACAGGAAAGAAAAATTTTATAGAAATATCAAAATCTGGAGCACCATCTCCAAAAAAATTAATATACATCGCAGAGCCAGCTTCTAACTATCAACTTATAGAGATTATAATAGAATTTCTAAAAACAGGAACATCAACGATAGTTTTTATAGACAGCAGAAAAGATATAGAAGTTATTTATCTAAACATAAGAAAAGAGCTTATAAAAAGAAAGCTTTTTCAACTTATAAATAAAGTAAAACCTTACAGGTCTGGATACAGACAGGAAGAAAGGAGAGAAATAGAAAAAGGCTTAGCTAATGGAGATATAACAGTTGTACTTTCTACAAGTGCGTTAGAAATGGGTATAGATATTGGAGAGATTCAGTGCGTTGTTTTAAAAGGTTTTCCTGGGACGCTGGCTGCTATGTGGCAACGCTTTGGAAGAGCCGGCAGAAGAGGCCAAACAGCATACAACTACCTAATCACAAAACAAGATGCCTTAGACCAATATTATCTTAAAAATCCTGAAGATATTTTCAACAGAAACGTAGAAGAGCCAATCATCAATCCTGAAAATAAATACATTCTTAAAAAACATCTAATATTATCAGCTAAAGAACTTCCTATTCATATTCGGGATATAGAGCCATCAGAAAAAGAAGCGGTAAAAGAGCTTTTAGAAGATAAAATTCTTTATATTGATAAAGATAAAATCAAATCAAGAAAAAAAATCTCTTTTAGCATCAGGTCTGCAGGAGATAGTTATGATATAGTAGACATAAAGACCAATCGTTCTATTGGAAATCTTAATCAAGAGTATGTATTTTATGAAGCTTTTCCAAACGCAGTTTATATTCATTCCGGAGAAACTTATAAAGTTGTTAGCGTAGATAATGATGATAAGGTGGTGTATGTTGAAGAAGCAGATTTAAATTACTTTACACAACCGGTGCTGTCTTCAGAGACAGAAATACAAAGCATCGAAAAATCAAGAAAATTTAAAGATATAGAGATCTTTTATGGAAGCGTTAATGTTAGGTCTATGATAATAGGATACTCAAAAATAGAGATAGAATCTAATAAAAGAATCAACAATGTTATGTTTGATGATGAAAAAATTTTAGAAAGAAATTTTGCTACAAAAGCAGTATGGTTTACCATTCCGGATTATTATGAAAGTTTGATAAAAAAGAATACATTAGAAAACAGTCAGAAAACAGTTTTATCTTTGCTTGAAAGAAAGCTTGAAAAACCAGTCTATGAGATGGTTTTAAACATAGTTTCAAATAGTAAAACTCCATACAAAAAACTTGGAGAAATTTTAAAAGAGAATGATTCTAATTTTATAAAAAATTATTTAAAAAACCTATCCAAAACAGAGATTGAGATTTTGACGACAGAAGCTGAAAGATTACTGAACGAGAAAAATATTTTCATAGGTGCTTTACATGGAGCTGAGCATGGAATGATTGGTATTTATTCCATCTTTGCCATGAATGACAGATGGGATATTGGCGGATTGTCTACAAACTACCATCCACAGACAGAAAAAGCAAGTATATTTATTTATGATGGCTACGAAGGCGGGATAGGCTACGCAGAAGCGGGTTTTGAAAGATTGGAAGATATTTTAAAAGCAACTTACAAAAACATTAAAAACTGTAAATGTTTAAATGGTTGTCCGTCTTGTATATTATCTCCAAAGTGTGGAAACGCAAACGAACATCTTGATAAACTGGCTACAGAAAAATTTTTAGAATTAATCTTAGCATGA
- a CDS encoding ABC transporter permease, with protein MELLKYIKKNKLAYLSLYLIGIFYFLAIFADFIAPYPYDIQHRDTPYHPPTQIHFFDEKGNFHLRPFVYKYELIDPISKSYKINYDVKHPIYFFTHGHTHYLLGFIKTDLHLFGVKEGKIFLLGADNLGRDIFSRMLYASRISLSIGLIGVFLSFLIGAIVGGIAGYFGGRVDNILMRISEIVMSFPGFYLMLTLRAVFPITLSSVEVFLLIVVILSFIGWAGLARVIRGMVLSIREQDFVLAAKSYGASSFRIIIKHILPNTYSYLLIAATLAIPGYILGESALSLLGLGIQEPYASWGNMLASARSITAISQYPWILAPGVAIFLTVLAFNLLGDALRDALDPKLKRLIK; from the coding sequence ATGGAGCTGCTTAAGTATATAAAGAAAAATAAATTAGCTTATTTATCCCTTTATCTGATTGGGATTTTTTACTTTTTAGCAATCTTTGCCGACTTTATAGCCCCTTATCCTTACGACATTCAGCATAGAGATACACCTTATCACCCACCTACCCAGATACATTTTTTTGACGAAAAAGGAAACTTTCATCTTAGACCTTTTGTTTATAAATACGAATTGATAGACCCAATTTCAAAAAGCTATAAAATTAACTATGATGTTAAGCATCCTATATACTTTTTTACCCATGGACATACTCATTACCTTCTTGGGTTTATTAAAACAGACTTACATCTTTTTGGAGTAAAAGAAGGAAAGATTTTTTTGCTTGGTGCTGATAATCTTGGCAGAGACATATTTTCAAGAATGCTTTATGCATCAAGGATTTCATTATCTATTGGACTTATTGGAGTTTTTCTTTCATTTTTAATAGGTGCGATAGTGGGCGGGATTGCTGGATACTTTGGCGGAAGAGTTGACAATATTCTGATGAGAATCTCAGAAATTGTAATGTCATTTCCGGGCTTTTATCTTATGCTAACGCTAAGGGCTGTATTTCCAATCACATTGTCTTCTGTGGAGGTTTTTCTTCTGATAGTTGTTATACTTTCTTTTATTGGCTGGGCTGGACTTGCAAGGGTAATTAGAGGAATGGTTTTATCTATTAGAGAGCAGGATTTTGTCTTAGCGGCAAAAAGCTATGGTGCTTCATCTTTTAGAATTATAATAAAACATATTTTACCAAATACTTACTCATATCTTTTGATTGCCGCAACCTTAGCTATTCCGGGTTATATTCTTGGAGAGAGTGCGCTGAGCTTGCTTGGTCTTGGAATTCAGGAGCCTTACGCAAGCTGGGGGAATATGCTTGCATCAGCAAGAAGCATAACAGCCATATCTCAGTATCCATGGATACTTGCCCCTGGGGTTGCTATATTTCTAACAGTACTTGCTTTTAATCTTTTAGGTGATGCTTTAAGGGATGCTTTAGACCCAAAATTAAAAAGATTGATTAAGTAG